One Tachysurus fulvidraco isolate hzauxx_2018 chromosome 2, HZAU_PFXX_2.0, whole genome shotgun sequence DNA segment encodes these proteins:
- the LOC125140756 gene encoding NLR family CARD domain-containing protein 3-like isoform X1, producing MRTTKPLNESERIVRQRTTGYNTTVSKLQSKRSESPTHSCISMMGDQSMEPPLRFKDGDSSLLHSKQQSKRSESPTHSCISMMGDQSIEVPLRFKDGDSSLLHSKPKSKRSESPTHSCISMKSDVSISIPINFKDGDSSLLQSKLQGKRSESPTHSCISMKSHEPMDHHLEVKAVDSSLLHRYDPESAGGNEFQKKFKLNLMKKFQCLNGVIINLGTQTLLNEIYTELYITEGDSGQVNNEHEVRQMEAASRRRTTEETPIKCNDIFKPLSKQDKPIRTVLTNTSSKQDKPIRTVLTKGVAGIGKTVSVQKFIVDWAEGKVNQDVHLIFPLPFRELNLMKDQKLSLMELLHVFFKETKETETSSLEKVLFIFDGLDECRFPLDFQNTVRVCDVTESASVPVLLINLIKGNLLPSALIWITSRPAAADQIPSECVDRVTEVRGFNDPQKEEYFRKRISDQSLANNIITHLKSLRSLYIMCHIPVFCWITATVLERMLGEAESGEIPKTLTQMYTHFLIIQTNIIREKYSKKQESDEEMLLKLGQLAFQQLKKGNLIFYDEDLRECGIDVREAAVYSGVCTQIFREEFGLHHSKVYCFVHLSIQEHLAALYVHLTFMKEKRNVLKQNQGYNRWMEENTISGVHNSAVDQTLHSQTGHLDLFLRFLLGLSLESNQKLLHVLVTQTGSNPQSTQETVQYIKKKISEGLPTEKSINLFHCLNELGDDSLVEEIQHYLKSGKQSELSSSQLSALVFVLLTSAQELDEFDQSKYFSTDKITEDVVLKMMPVITASSKAM from the exons taaactccagagtaagagatcagaatcaccaacacacagctgtatctccatgatGGGTGATCAGTCTATGGAGCCTCCTCTGAGgtttaaagatggagactcatcacttctacacag taaacaaCAGAGtaagagatcagaatcaccaacacacagctgtatctccatgatGGGTGATCAGTCTATCGAGGTTCCTCTGAGgtttaaagatggagactcatcacttctacacag taaacccAAGAGtaagagatcagaatcaccaacacacagctgtatctctATGAAGAGTGATGTGTCTATTTCGATTCCTATTAActttaaagatggagactcaTCACTTCTACAAAG taaactccagggaaagagatcagaatcaccaacacacagctgtatctccatgaagagtCATGAGCCTATGGATCATCATCTGGAGGTTAAAGCTGTAGACTCctcacttctacacag GTACGACCCAGAATCTGCTGGTGGAAATGAATTCCAgaaaaagttcaaattaaatctgatgaagaagtttcagtgtttgaatggAGTGATAATAAACCTGGGAACCCAAACActcctgaatgagatctacacagagctctacatcacagagggagacagtggacaagtcaataatgaacatgaggtgagacagatggaggcagcatccaggagaagaacaacagaggaaacaccaatcaaatgcaatgacatctttaagcctttatctaaacaagacaaacccatcagaactgtgctgacaa atacatcatctaaacaagacaaacccatcagaactgtgctgacaaaggGAGTCGCTGGCATCGGAAAAAccgtctctgtgcagaagttcattgtggactgggctgaagggaaagtaaatcaggacgtccacctcatatttccacttcctttcagagagctgaactTGATGAAGGACCAGAAACTGAGCCTGATGGAGCttcttcatgtgttttttaaggaaacaaaagaaacagaaacgtccagtttggaaaaggttctgttcatttttgacgGATTGGACGAGTGTCGTTTTCCTCTAGATttccagaacacagtgagagtgtgtgatgtaactgaatcagcatcagtgcctgtgctgctgataaacctgatcaaagggaatctgcttccctctgctctcatctggatcacctccagacctgcagcagctgatcaaatcccctctgagtgtgtggatcgagtcacagaggtacgagggttcaatgacccacagaaggaggagtacttcaggaagaggatcagtgatcagagcctggccaataacatcatcacacacctgaagtcattaagaagcctctacatcatgtgtcacatcccagtcttctgctggattacagccactgttctagagagaatgttgggtgaagcagagagtggagagatccccaagactctgactcaaatgtacacacacttcctcatcattcagacaaacatcataagagaaaaatactcaaagaagcaggagagtgatgaagaaatgcttcttaaactgggacaactggcttttcagcagctgaagaaagggaacctgatcttctatgatgaagacctgagagagtgtggtattgatgtgagagaagcagcagtgtactcaggtgtgtgtactcagatcttcagagaggagtttgggcttcaccacagtaaagtgtactgctttgttcatctgagcattcaggagcatctcgcagctctgtatgtgcacctgaccttcatgaaggagaagagaaatgttCTTAAACAGAATCAGGGTTATAACAGGTGGATGGAAGAAAACACAATCTCAGGTGTACACAACAGTGCTGTAGATCAGACTTTACACAGTCAGACTGGACATCTGGATCTTTTCCTTCGCtttcttctgggtctctcactggagtccaatcagAAACTCTTACATGTTTTagtaacacagacaggaagtaacCCTCAGAGCACACAGGAAACAGTTCAGTACATAAAGAAGAAGATAAGTGAAGGTCTTCctacagagaaatccatcaatctgttccactgtctgaatgaactgggtGATGATTCTCTAGTGGAGGAAATCCAACATTACCTGAAATCTGGAAAACAAAGTGAACTTTCTTCTTCACAGCTTtctgctctggtgtttgtgttactgacatcagcacaggagctggatgagttTGACCAGAGTAAATATTTCAGTACAGATAAGATAACAGAAGATGTTGTTCTGAAGATGATGCCTGTGATTACAGCATCCAGTAAAGCAATGtaa
- the LOC125140756 gene encoding NLR family CARD domain-containing protein 3-like isoform X2, whose protein sequence is MRTTKPLNESERIVRQRTTGYNTTVSKLQSKRSESPTHSCISMMGDQSMEPPLRFKDGDSSLLHSKQQSKRSESPTHSCISMMGDQSIEVPLRFKDGDSSLLHSKLQGKRSESPTHSCISMKSHEPMDHHLEVKAVDSSLLHRYDPESAGGNEFQKKFKLNLMKKFQCLNGVIINLGTQTLLNEIYTELYITEGDSGQVNNEHEVRQMEAASRRRTTEETPIKCNDIFKPLSKQDKPIRTVLTNTSSKQDKPIRTVLTKGVAGIGKTVSVQKFIVDWAEGKVNQDVHLIFPLPFRELNLMKDQKLSLMELLHVFFKETKETETSSLEKVLFIFDGLDECRFPLDFQNTVRVCDVTESASVPVLLINLIKGNLLPSALIWITSRPAAADQIPSECVDRVTEVRGFNDPQKEEYFRKRISDQSLANNIITHLKSLRSLYIMCHIPVFCWITATVLERMLGEAESGEIPKTLTQMYTHFLIIQTNIIREKYSKKQESDEEMLLKLGQLAFQQLKKGNLIFYDEDLRECGIDVREAAVYSGVCTQIFREEFGLHHSKVYCFVHLSIQEHLAALYVHLTFMKEKRNVLKQNQGYNRWMEENTISGVHNSAVDQTLHSQTGHLDLFLRFLLGLSLESNQKLLHVLVTQTGSNPQSTQETVQYIKKKISEGLPTEKSINLFHCLNELGDDSLVEEIQHYLKSGKQSELSSSQLSALVFVLLTSAQELDEFDQSKYFSTDKITEDVVLKMMPVITASSKAM, encoded by the exons taaactccagagtaagagatcagaatcaccaacacacagctgtatctccatgatGGGTGATCAGTCTATGGAGCCTCCTCTGAGgtttaaagatggagactcatcacttctacacag taaacaaCAGAGtaagagatcagaatcaccaacacacagctgtatctccatgatGGGTGATCAGTCTATCGAGGTTCCTCTGAGgtttaaagatggagactcatcacttctacacag taaactccagggaaagagatcagaatcaccaacacacagctgtatctccatgaagagtCATGAGCCTATGGATCATCATCTGGAGGTTAAAGCTGTAGACTCctcacttctacacag GTACGACCCAGAATCTGCTGGTGGAAATGAATTCCAgaaaaagttcaaattaaatctgatgaagaagtttcagtgtttgaatggAGTGATAATAAACCTGGGAACCCAAACActcctgaatgagatctacacagagctctacatcacagagggagacagtggacaagtcaataatgaacatgaggtgagacagatggaggcagcatccaggagaagaacaacagaggaaacaccaatcaaatgcaatgacatctttaagcctttatctaaacaagacaaacccatcagaactgtgctgacaa atacatcatctaaacaagacaaacccatcagaactgtgctgacaaaggGAGTCGCTGGCATCGGAAAAAccgtctctgtgcagaagttcattgtggactgggctgaagggaaagtaaatcaggacgtccacctcatatttccacttcctttcagagagctgaactTGATGAAGGACCAGAAACTGAGCCTGATGGAGCttcttcatgtgttttttaaggaaacaaaagaaacagaaacgtccagtttggaaaaggttctgttcatttttgacgGATTGGACGAGTGTCGTTTTCCTCTAGATttccagaacacagtgagagtgtgtgatgtaactgaatcagcatcagtgcctgtgctgctgataaacctgatcaaagggaatctgcttccctctgctctcatctggatcacctccagacctgcagcagctgatcaaatcccctctgagtgtgtggatcgagtcacagaggtacgagggttcaatgacccacagaaggaggagtacttcaggaagaggatcagtgatcagagcctggccaataacatcatcacacacctgaagtcattaagaagcctctacatcatgtgtcacatcccagtcttctgctggattacagccactgttctagagagaatgttgggtgaagcagagagtggagagatccccaagactctgactcaaatgtacacacacttcctcatcattcagacaaacatcataagagaaaaatactcaaagaagcaggagagtgatgaagaaatgcttcttaaactgggacaactggcttttcagcagctgaagaaagggaacctgatcttctatgatgaagacctgagagagtgtggtattgatgtgagagaagcagcagtgtactcaggtgtgtgtactcagatcttcagagaggagtttgggcttcaccacagtaaagtgtactgctttgttcatctgagcattcaggagcatctcgcagctctgtatgtgcacctgaccttcatgaaggagaagagaaatgttCTTAAACAGAATCAGGGTTATAACAGGTGGATGGAAGAAAACACAATCTCAGGTGTACACAACAGTGCTGTAGATCAGACTTTACACAGTCAGACTGGACATCTGGATCTTTTCCTTCGCtttcttctgggtctctcactggagtccaatcagAAACTCTTACATGTTTTagtaacacagacaggaagtaacCCTCAGAGCACACAGGAAACAGTTCAGTACATAAAGAAGAAGATAAGTGAAGGTCTTCctacagagaaatccatcaatctgttccactgtctgaatgaactgggtGATGATTCTCTAGTGGAGGAAATCCAACATTACCTGAAATCTGGAAAACAAAGTGAACTTTCTTCTTCACAGCTTtctgctctggtgtttgtgttactgacatcagcacaggagctggatgagttTGACCAGAGTAAATATTTCAGTACAGATAAGATAACAGAAGATGTTGTTCTGAAGATGATGCCTGTGATTACAGCATCCAGTAAAGCAATGtaa
- the LOC125140756 gene encoding NLR family CARD domain-containing protein 3-like isoform X7, giving the protein MRTTKPLNESERIVRQRTTGYNTTVSKLQSKRSESPTHSCISMMGDQSMEPPLRFKDGDSSLLHSKQQSKRSESPTHSCISMMGDQSIEVPLRFKDGDSSLLHRYDPESAGGNEFQKKFKLNLMKKFQCLNGVIINLGTQTLLNEIYTELYITEGDSGQVNNEHEVRQMEAASRRRTTEETPIKCNDIFKPLSKQDKPIRTVLTNTSSKQDKPIRTVLTKGVAGIGKTVSVQKFIVDWAEGKVNQDVHLIFPLPFRELNLMKDQKLSLMELLHVFFKETKETETSSLEKVLFIFDGLDECRFPLDFQNTVRVCDVTESASVPVLLINLIKGNLLPSALIWITSRPAAADQIPSECVDRVTEVRGFNDPQKEEYFRKRISDQSLANNIITHLKSLRSLYIMCHIPVFCWITATVLERMLGEAESGEIPKTLTQMYTHFLIIQTNIIREKYSKKQESDEEMLLKLGQLAFQQLKKGNLIFYDEDLRECGIDVREAAVYSGVCTQIFREEFGLHHSKVYCFVHLSIQEHLAALYVHLTFMKEKRNVLKQNQGYNRWMEENTISGVHNSAVDQTLHSQTGHLDLFLRFLLGLSLESNQKLLHVLVTQTGSNPQSTQETVQYIKKKISEGLPTEKSINLFHCLNELGDDSLVEEIQHYLKSGKQSELSSSQLSALVFVLLTSAQELDEFDQSKYFSTDKITEDVVLKMMPVITASSKAM; this is encoded by the exons taaactccagagtaagagatcagaatcaccaacacacagctgtatctccatgatGGGTGATCAGTCTATGGAGCCTCCTCTGAGgtttaaagatggagactcatcacttctacacag taaacaaCAGAGtaagagatcagaatcaccaacacacagctgtatctccatgatGGGTGATCAGTCTATCGAGGTTCCTCTGAGgtttaaagatggagactcatcacttctacacag GTACGACCCAGAATCTGCTGGTGGAAATGAATTCCAgaaaaagttcaaattaaatctgatgaagaagtttcagtgtttgaatggAGTGATAATAAACCTGGGAACCCAAACActcctgaatgagatctacacagagctctacatcacagagggagacagtggacaagtcaataatgaacatgaggtgagacagatggaggcagcatccaggagaagaacaacagaggaaacaccaatcaaatgcaatgacatctttaagcctttatctaaacaagacaaacccatcagaactgtgctgacaa atacatcatctaaacaagacaaacccatcagaactgtgctgacaaaggGAGTCGCTGGCATCGGAAAAAccgtctctgtgcagaagttcattgtggactgggctgaagggaaagtaaatcaggacgtccacctcatatttccacttcctttcagagagctgaactTGATGAAGGACCAGAAACTGAGCCTGATGGAGCttcttcatgtgttttttaaggaaacaaaagaaacagaaacgtccagtttggaaaaggttctgttcatttttgacgGATTGGACGAGTGTCGTTTTCCTCTAGATttccagaacacagtgagagtgtgtgatgtaactgaatcagcatcagtgcctgtgctgctgataaacctgatcaaagggaatctgcttccctctgctctcatctggatcacctccagacctgcagcagctgatcaaatcccctctgagtgtgtggatcgagtcacagaggtacgagggttcaatgacccacagaaggaggagtacttcaggaagaggatcagtgatcagagcctggccaataacatcatcacacacctgaagtcattaagaagcctctacatcatgtgtcacatcccagtcttctgctggattacagccactgttctagagagaatgttgggtgaagcagagagtggagagatccccaagactctgactcaaatgtacacacacttcctcatcattcagacaaacatcataagagaaaaatactcaaagaagcaggagagtgatgaagaaatgcttcttaaactgggacaactggcttttcagcagctgaagaaagggaacctgatcttctatgatgaagacctgagagagtgtggtattgatgtgagagaagcagcagtgtactcaggtgtgtgtactcagatcttcagagaggagtttgggcttcaccacagtaaagtgtactgctttgttcatctgagcattcaggagcatctcgcagctctgtatgtgcacctgaccttcatgaaggagaagagaaatgttCTTAAACAGAATCAGGGTTATAACAGGTGGATGGAAGAAAACACAATCTCAGGTGTACACAACAGTGCTGTAGATCAGACTTTACACAGTCAGACTGGACATCTGGATCTTTTCCTTCGCtttcttctgggtctctcactggagtccaatcagAAACTCTTACATGTTTTagtaacacagacaggaagtaacCCTCAGAGCACACAGGAAACAGTTCAGTACATAAAGAAGAAGATAAGTGAAGGTCTTCctacagagaaatccatcaatctgttccactgtctgaatgaactgggtGATGATTCTCTAGTGGAGGAAATCCAACATTACCTGAAATCTGGAAAACAAAGTGAACTTTCTTCTTCACAGCTTtctgctctggtgtttgtgttactgacatcagcacaggagctggatgagttTGACCAGAGTAAATATTTCAGTACAGATAAGATAACAGAAGATGTTGTTCTGAAGATGATGCCTGTGATTACAGCATCCAGTAAAGCAATGtaa
- the LOC125140756 gene encoding NLR family CARD domain-containing protein 3-like isoform X3 has protein sequence MRTTKPLNESERIVRQRTTGYNTTVSKLQSKRSESPTHSCISMMGDQSMEPPLRFKDGDSSLLHSKPKSKRSESPTHSCISMKSDVSISIPINFKDGDSSLLQSKLQGKRSESPTHSCISMKSHEPMDHHLEVKAVDSSLLHRYDPESAGGNEFQKKFKLNLMKKFQCLNGVIINLGTQTLLNEIYTELYITEGDSGQVNNEHEVRQMEAASRRRTTEETPIKCNDIFKPLSKQDKPIRTVLTNTSSKQDKPIRTVLTKGVAGIGKTVSVQKFIVDWAEGKVNQDVHLIFPLPFRELNLMKDQKLSLMELLHVFFKETKETETSSLEKVLFIFDGLDECRFPLDFQNTVRVCDVTESASVPVLLINLIKGNLLPSALIWITSRPAAADQIPSECVDRVTEVRGFNDPQKEEYFRKRISDQSLANNIITHLKSLRSLYIMCHIPVFCWITATVLERMLGEAESGEIPKTLTQMYTHFLIIQTNIIREKYSKKQESDEEMLLKLGQLAFQQLKKGNLIFYDEDLRECGIDVREAAVYSGVCTQIFREEFGLHHSKVYCFVHLSIQEHLAALYVHLTFMKEKRNVLKQNQGYNRWMEENTISGVHNSAVDQTLHSQTGHLDLFLRFLLGLSLESNQKLLHVLVTQTGSNPQSTQETVQYIKKKISEGLPTEKSINLFHCLNELGDDSLVEEIQHYLKSGKQSELSSSQLSALVFVLLTSAQELDEFDQSKYFSTDKITEDVVLKMMPVITASSKAM, from the exons taaactccagagtaagagatcagaatcaccaacacacagctgtatctccatgatGGGTGATCAGTCTATGGAGCCTCCTCTGAGgtttaaagatggagactcatcacttctacacag taaacccAAGAGtaagagatcagaatcaccaacacacagctgtatctctATGAAGAGTGATGTGTCTATTTCGATTCCTATTAActttaaagatggagactcaTCACTTCTACAAAG taaactccagggaaagagatcagaatcaccaacacacagctgtatctccatgaagagtCATGAGCCTATGGATCATCATCTGGAGGTTAAAGCTGTAGACTCctcacttctacacag GTACGACCCAGAATCTGCTGGTGGAAATGAATTCCAgaaaaagttcaaattaaatctgatgaagaagtttcagtgtttgaatggAGTGATAATAAACCTGGGAACCCAAACActcctgaatgagatctacacagagctctacatcacagagggagacagtggacaagtcaataatgaacatgaggtgagacagatggaggcagcatccaggagaagaacaacagaggaaacaccaatcaaatgcaatgacatctttaagcctttatctaaacaagacaaacccatcagaactgtgctgacaa atacatcatctaaacaagacaaacccatcagaactgtgctgacaaaggGAGTCGCTGGCATCGGAAAAAccgtctctgtgcagaagttcattgtggactgggctgaagggaaagtaaatcaggacgtccacctcatatttccacttcctttcagagagctgaactTGATGAAGGACCAGAAACTGAGCCTGATGGAGCttcttcatgtgttttttaaggaaacaaaagaaacagaaacgtccagtttggaaaaggttctgttcatttttgacgGATTGGACGAGTGTCGTTTTCCTCTAGATttccagaacacagtgagagtgtgtgatgtaactgaatcagcatcagtgcctgtgctgctgataaacctgatcaaagggaatctgcttccctctgctctcatctggatcacctccagacctgcagcagctgatcaaatcccctctgagtgtgtggatcgagtcacagaggtacgagggttcaatgacccacagaaggaggagtacttcaggaagaggatcagtgatcagagcctggccaataacatcatcacacacctgaagtcattaagaagcctctacatcatgtgtcacatcccagtcttctgctggattacagccactgttctagagagaatgttgggtgaagcagagagtggagagatccccaagactctgactcaaatgtacacacacttcctcatcattcagacaaacatcataagagaaaaatactcaaagaagcaggagagtgatgaagaaatgcttcttaaactgggacaactggcttttcagcagctgaagaaagggaacctgatcttctatgatgaagacctgagagagtgtggtattgatgtgagagaagcagcagtgtactcaggtgtgtgtactcagatcttcagagaggagtttgggcttcaccacagtaaagtgtactgctttgttcatctgagcattcaggagcatctcgcagctctgtatgtgcacctgaccttcatgaaggagaagagaaatgttCTTAAACAGAATCAGGGTTATAACAGGTGGATGGAAGAAAACACAATCTCAGGTGTACACAACAGTGCTGTAGATCAGACTTTACACAGTCAGACTGGACATCTGGATCTTTTCCTTCGCtttcttctgggtctctcactggagtccaatcagAAACTCTTACATGTTTTagtaacacagacaggaagtaacCCTCAGAGCACACAGGAAACAGTTCAGTACATAAAGAAGAAGATAAGTGAAGGTCTTCctacagagaaatccatcaatctgttccactgtctgaatgaactgggtGATGATTCTCTAGTGGAGGAAATCCAACATTACCTGAAATCTGGAAAACAAAGTGAACTTTCTTCTTCACAGCTTtctgctctggtgtttgtgttactgacatcagcacaggagctggatgagttTGACCAGAGTAAATATTTCAGTACAGATAAGATAACAGAAGATGTTGTTCTGAAGATGATGCCTGTGATTACAGCATCCAGTAAAGCAATGtaa
- the LOC125140756 gene encoding NLR family CARD domain-containing protein 3-like isoform X6: MRTTKPLNESERIVRQRTTGYNTTVSKLQSKRSESPTHSCISMMGDQSMEPPLRFKDGDSSLLHSKLQGKRSESPTHSCISMKSHEPMDHHLEVKAVDSSLLHRYDPESAGGNEFQKKFKLNLMKKFQCLNGVIINLGTQTLLNEIYTELYITEGDSGQVNNEHEVRQMEAASRRRTTEETPIKCNDIFKPLSKQDKPIRTVLTNTSSKQDKPIRTVLTKGVAGIGKTVSVQKFIVDWAEGKVNQDVHLIFPLPFRELNLMKDQKLSLMELLHVFFKETKETETSSLEKVLFIFDGLDECRFPLDFQNTVRVCDVTESASVPVLLINLIKGNLLPSALIWITSRPAAADQIPSECVDRVTEVRGFNDPQKEEYFRKRISDQSLANNIITHLKSLRSLYIMCHIPVFCWITATVLERMLGEAESGEIPKTLTQMYTHFLIIQTNIIREKYSKKQESDEEMLLKLGQLAFQQLKKGNLIFYDEDLRECGIDVREAAVYSGVCTQIFREEFGLHHSKVYCFVHLSIQEHLAALYVHLTFMKEKRNVLKQNQGYNRWMEENTISGVHNSAVDQTLHSQTGHLDLFLRFLLGLSLESNQKLLHVLVTQTGSNPQSTQETVQYIKKKISEGLPTEKSINLFHCLNELGDDSLVEEIQHYLKSGKQSELSSSQLSALVFVLLTSAQELDEFDQSKYFSTDKITEDVVLKMMPVITASSKAM, encoded by the exons taaactccagagtaagagatcagaatcaccaacacacagctgtatctccatgatGGGTGATCAGTCTATGGAGCCTCCTCTGAGgtttaaagatggagactcatcacttctacacag taaactccagggaaagagatcagaatcaccaacacacagctgtatctccatgaagagtCATGAGCCTATGGATCATCATCTGGAGGTTAAAGCTGTAGACTCctcacttctacacag GTACGACCCAGAATCTGCTGGTGGAAATGAATTCCAgaaaaagttcaaattaaatctgatgaagaagtttcagtgtttgaatggAGTGATAATAAACCTGGGAACCCAAACActcctgaatgagatctacacagagctctacatcacagagggagacagtggacaagtcaataatgaacatgaggtgagacagatggaggcagcatccaggagaagaacaacagaggaaacaccaatcaaatgcaatgacatctttaagcctttatctaaacaagacaaacccatcagaactgtgctgacaa atacatcatctaaacaagacaaacccatcagaactgtgctgacaaaggGAGTCGCTGGCATCGGAAAAAccgtctctgtgcagaagttcattgtggactgggctgaagggaaagtaaatcaggacgtccacctcatatttccacttcctttcagagagctgaactTGATGAAGGACCAGAAACTGAGCCTGATGGAGCttcttcatgtgttttttaaggaaacaaaagaaacagaaacgtccagtttggaaaaggttctgttcatttttgacgGATTGGACGAGTGTCGTTTTCCTCTAGATttccagaacacagtgagagtgtgtgatgtaactgaatcagcatcagtgcctgtgctgctgataaacctgatcaaagggaatctgcttccctctgctctcatctggatcacctccagacctgcagcagctgatcaaatcccctctgagtgtgtggatcgagtcacagaggtacgagggttcaatgacccacagaaggaggagtacttcaggaagaggatcagtgatcagagcctggccaataacatcatcacacacctgaagtcattaagaagcctctacatcatgtgtcacatcccagtcttctgctggattacagccactgttctagagagaatgttgggtgaagcagagagtggagagatccccaagactctgactcaaatgtacacacacttcctcatcattcagacaaacatcataagagaaaaatactcaaagaagcaggagagtgatgaagaaatgcttcttaaactgggacaactggcttttcagcagctgaagaaagggaacctgatcttctatgatgaagacctgagagagtgtggtattgatgtgagagaagcagcagtgtactcaggtgtgtgtactcagatcttcagagaggagtttgggcttcaccacagtaaagtgtactgctttgttcatctgagcattcaggagcatctcgcagctctgtatgtgcacctgaccttcatgaaggagaagagaaatgttCTTAAACAGAATCAGGGTTATAACAGGTGGATGGAAGAAAACACAATCTCAGGTGTACACAACAGTGCTGTAGATCAGACTTTACACAGTCAGACTGGACATCTGGATCTTTTCCTTCGCtttcttctgggtctctcactggagtccaatcagAAACTCTTACATGTTTTagtaacacagacaggaagtaacCCTCAGAGCACACAGGAAACAGTTCAGTACATAAAGAAGAAGATAAGTGAAGGTCTTCctacagagaaatccatcaatctgttccactgtctgaatgaactgggtGATGATTCTCTAGTGGAGGAAATCCAACATTACCTGAAATCTGGAAAACAAAGTGAACTTTCTTCTTCACAGCTTtctgctctggtgtttgtgttactgacatcagcacaggagctggatgagttTGACCAGAGTAAATATTTCAGTACAGATAAGATAACAGAAGATGTTGTTCTGAAGATGATGCCTGTGATTACAGCATCCAGTAAAGCAATGtaa